ATCTCCTCGCTGTTATTTTATTTCATGATGAATATTTTGATGAAAAAATTCCCCATATAAATATGCATCTTAAGAAACAACCTTCAATCAATTTACCTATGCAagtgcttatcaaaaaaattttacTTATGCAAGTTAAGGTCTAAAAAGCTATGCAAACTTTCAAAGGCCTTGAAGTCACATACTTTCTTGGTCGCTGGCGCTCTACCCAATTCACAATTCCACCATCTACTTCATTCAAGTTAACATCAGTGAAGTGATTACAGAATCGCCTCTTGAAATCAGAAATCAAGCGTTTCTCATGCTGCCTGTACCCATCAATAGTATCTGCTAGAATTACTGCTGTTACCTCCCATGGAAGCCTAAGAGAGAGCAACAAATGTGTCATATCGCGTGctccaaaatataaattcatcACAAAAGTAATGCAATCGTTCAAAAAATATAGCAATTGCAAAGTAGGACTGCTCAATAAAGCAAAAGTGCAACCCACCCTAAAAGTAGGGCTCCCAGTCCTAGACCAACAGCTGTAGTCCCAGTACCAGCATCAACGATAAACTTAACAGGTCTCTCTATTCCAAGTAAATGATTCTGCACTAAGTAGTTGACAAGGCGAATGACCCCTGCATGAGTAATGATATTTGAGCAACGCTACAGTGAGGAACCAAAAATTACCAATCAGAATGCCACATCTCAGACTCCAACAATAATATCCATACATTCTCAAAGGAATGAAAATGCAGGGTAAAATTGCTACATGCGCCACCCCAAACCTGCCCTGCATCTTGTCTCTTTGAAAACAACTATGACTTGCCTAATGCTAGGGTGGGGGTGTCTGGAGTTTACCTACACAAAACATAGAATTTCTTTCGTAGAAAAAAGTTAATAGGTCATCAgagatttttctttatttagaaTATACCCTATAGTTATTAAGTGGTCGGTGAGTGATATTATCACATGTATCATTTGGTTTAAAAGGAAGAGGTTTCCGTCCTAAAATATTGGGATCCTGCAGGCTAATTACAGAGCAAAATAACAAGGCAATCCTTGTTAGCACAATACACAAGTACGGCCTTCCGCAAAACACCAATAAAATCCAAATGACAACAAAACTGATTAACATTCAGCAACACCTATTTTTGTATAAGAGCATTAGCAGCTGAGAGTATAGATCCTCAAATGAATATGACGTCATGGGACTGCCGGACCAGTATAAACTGTGTGGCAATGCCTTGTGGTGTATGTAGGGCTCATAAACAGATCCAACCTTTATGCTAGCTTAATGGGCAGAAGTACACCAAAAAAACAACACTTCATACCAACAGGAGAACAACGAGTTACCTAGCAATGCTATAGCATCCCCTGCACCCTCACTAACAATGACCACCTTTCTTGGATAGTCCTCAGCGCTTCTATGAGTATCCATCGGAGCAAAATTGGCGGCACTAGATGTTTGAGCCATGGACAAAGCCTGAATAATATCATCACAACACATGACAATACCAGAATCACCGACCAACAAATTGGCATGGCTCTTCAGCATTTTTTCCCGGTGGCCATAAAGAGATCTAGGAACATACGTGACATTTCCATATAATGTTGAAATTAAGTTGTAGCCAGTCAGAATTTCAGGCTGCTCTCCTCGTAGAAGCAAATGCGATGCCAACCCTCTCTCTGCACAAGAAACAGCTGCAATATAAAATGTCATTGGTCGGTGCATAGTCTCAGATGGATTGTTTATTAAGACGGGCACTCACCCACAATCAATTTTCAGAGAACATTACTCCTGTATGCTAATTAACAGAATTTATTTACCAACAGCTGCAGCATGAGCACTTTGACAACCTCCACATGTAACCTAGAAAATGTCCCAGTTAAATGTTATCTGGCTTTTAAAGGCTCTATATTTCAAAAGGATATTACTGGCTTATAAATGTTATAAGTACAATGAACtccaaaggaaaaataaaatttaaaaatttttaaaaaaaaaacgtagAATGAGTTATAAATATCTCACATCAAATACCAACATGAACACAGGAAATACCTGTTTATTACAAAAGATTTTGCTGAAATATATTCTTAGTTTTGTTTTTAGACATGTGGTCTTAACCAAAGGCTATCATCTAGTAGTGTATGATTATAACTTATAAGCCTATGAGTTGATCATGCTCAGAAACGTTTCAGATAAGGTATCTCATAATGCAATACTGTTCATTAGATGGAAGCAGGAAAACTCAAAACATCCGGAAGCCAACAAAGAGGAGAGAACATGTAGAACGTTTATTTTTGCTCCAAAAACAGCATTTCTAGCAGAAAATTGCCATCTTATGTCCAAAATAAAATCTTACCACATCAGTTACTGAATGATCTTGTAGAAGAGGAAGCAACCCATCCAGTTTCCTTGCTTTATTTCCATTTACTAGTGGGTGCAATAAATCATCCCTCACGATATAGAAGGATAGATCTTCTTTGTCCTCCATTTTGTCGCCAAGTTGTGGATTGGTATTGTTTAAAAAGGAAATGTTACGAACTGGTCCATTTATGGACTGTCCGTCCTTCACAGAAAGCATTATTTGGTGGATTTTGGAATCTGGTGTGACCAATGACCATTTTACATCAAGTAACTTTGCTATGAACTCTTTGTCACGCAATTCGGCTCTGCATAAACCCTAGCAATGATAGGAAAGTACTCAATGCAAGTATTAACATTCtaagagaaggaaaaaggaCATTGCATTTCAACTTTTCAAGGTATTTCAATAGATgaactaaaagtctaaaaacCACAAAGGCAAATAATACCCAAACATGTGACAGGAAAGTTATATGCAATAACACAATAATCTCCTGGGAGCTAAATTTTAAGGAACACAACTTGCAGTCACCATATAAAATTCATTACTCACAAGGTCATACAAGGAGAATTTTGTGAGACAGTTCAGCCTTAAGGTTGCCTGTCCAAGACTTTTACCCTAGTCCTAGATATCGAGAAATTAGAAACGTCTCTGGAATATCAAGAACAAGCCATGACCGTGTACTTAATACATAAATGTTGCACACTGATTGTCTAAATAGAAGTCAAATTGAATATAGGAAGTGACTTCGAGTCGGAGAAAAATAAAGCAATGAATTGCACAAATACCCACCACAGTCAGGACATTCGTGTTATTTGCCCCACGAATTTACCACTAAAGCTTAGTCAGACTTCATGTTCATATCTTTCAAATTTTCAGCAGGGACATTTTTCTTATATAGTTCAAGATTCTAGTCATAAATTTCTTGATTTAGATaaccaaaatataaataaacttGGCTCCCAAAGGCAAGCAAAGCACATAAGGGTTATGAGACGtcacaaaattcaaaacttttaTGGTCTCCCTTGGGACCTTATGAGTAAGTTTTTTTCTATTAGAAAAAAGCATCAACGTAAGTTTTGCCTAGGCCTAGCTAAGAGGACGAAGCAAAACCAGAAACAATGATCAGATTATTGGAGCACTGATAAAGTTGTATCCCGAACGGCTGTTCGAGTTGAAGTCTGATTTTAGAGTGAATTGGACTCGATCAACGAAACAATCATAAGTAAAGATGAAGAGAAAAGGGTTTGCAACGACCGTGCAAACCTATCAGAAGCCAACCACATAAAGACAAAGATATGCACAGAAAGTAAAATAAAACAGAAGAAAATGGGCAAATAAAAAGCAATAGACAGAAATCTCTCCACTCCATCTGCCGGAAAAATATATAACAAGAGGTGAAGAAGAAACGGAATGTCAATGAACCTGAGAGCCGTTGAAACCCTGGCCGGAATGAAACCCCATTTTCATGGATGCAACGGCGGTTTTACAAGGGGAAAGATATTGAAGCTTCATGGCTAAGTGTGAGTTTGTACCCTTTTCCAGTCAATCCCTCTACCTCGACAGACGGATGGTATCGGCTCCGGAAACAAGAGCGTCGTGTGCTTTGCGTGCAAATGCATTGGAACGAACGGTAGATTTACAGTTTGGTGTATGACAGTCTTACATCGGGTCATGATCCATCGTATCGGGTCAACCCATCATAAAAGGGATAGATATGATGCGGTAAGATGCACCATTCTACATATGCACCAACGACATAGACAATAAATTACACCTTAAGACCAGAGTTGCATACCTTACCTCGGCTCTTCTTTTTGTAAGAGATTCTTATATATACTTTGTTACAGTTCTTTCAATTGGGTTTTGAAACTGCAGGCCTCTCTCTccaaataattatattaaattaaattaaaagtcTCAGCACACAAAAATaaccaaaccaagaaaaaaaggCAATCCACTGGCACTAGAACTAGAAGGACAAAGTAGGTTCAGATCGATTTGACTGTAATGGAGGATATATAGCAGATTAGAATTCCAATTTACATGAGACGTCCTGCTGACCCCTCCAAGCTAAAAGATGTGCAAAAAGAACTAATAAAAGTTAGCAAAAAAAGAtttccttctttccttttttctttccacCTACACACTTCACGACCTTGGCTTGCAACACCAACTACCACAACAGAGCGAGACACCACAAAAAGTACTCAAAACAACCTCCCTCTCCCTCTGCAGTCTGTCTCAGGCCATTTAATTTAATGCTTTCTTTTTAatgtcacacacacacacacacatatatataatatacccTTCATCCTCTTGCGCCGCCTTTTTCTGATTTAGTTGGGGTTCTGACACGTGTAAAGAAAGGGTTATGAACTTTTGGATAAGATTAGGTTTGTTGTTAGGCAATTCACCTGAGCCAGGAGGAGAGACAGCTTGATTTTTTAGTTGAGAGAGAGACAAAGATAGAGCGCTAGCTAGCTTGATTCGATTTGGTTTGGTCCAGATACTTCTTTTTATTTCACAGGCCGGGTTTGTGTGAAACAGCTTAAggagaaaaattgaaaagaaaaaacataacaTATATAACAGGGGTTTCTCATATATATACCATTAATTGCATGAACCATGCATTTTTGCAGACAGAGAAACATTTTCTTTCGTAAACAGCAGATAAGTAAACAGCATACAAGTGTGAAAGAAGACAGAcagttcttctttcttttttttcacgaaaaagaaaaaaaggaaacttAGAAACAACAAACAGACGCAGTACAAATACTTCAATTTTTTCActtactcctcctcctcctcagacTTCCAGACCTTCAGATCCTCCTCAGTCTTCGATGTTTTATCATCACTTTCCCCATAATCCTTAGCAGCGtccttctctttccttttccATCTTCAACATCTTTGCCTCATGCTCTTCAGATGCCCTCTCCATGTTATCATGAATCAGCATGTCTAACGCCTTCTGGCGTTCTTCATTGCGCATATATTGCACCGGATCCGGCAGTGGCACTTCAACCACTTTGAAACTTTTCCAATCCACCTTACCGATTGGTTCACTGATCATACTCTTAGGCTGCTGCTCCTGATCAAGTTCATCTTTGGCATTTTCCAATCCACCTATTGGAAAATGCCAAAGATGAACTTGATCAGGAGCAGCAGCCTAAGAGTATGATTTGAAACATTTCCAATCCACCTTACCGATTGGTTCACTGATCATCCTCTTAGGCTGCTGCTCCTGATCAAGTTCATCTTTGGCATTTTCCTCCAGTTCATCTCTGGCATTTTCAGACGTGTTCCCCTCAAATATGTTTGGAGGAGTTTTGAggtttcttttgattttggtgGTGTTTTTTGCATTAGTTTTGGGAGATTTATATAGGGGGAGCTGGGAGGAGTGTTGCTCCAAAATTTTCCACTATTGGATTATGAATTTTTAAGAAGGATATGGCGATATTAGGAAAGTCTTGGAAGGAATCCTTTTGAAAATCACAAAGTACGTACATGAAATCCTTTTGAAAATGATGCCCAAGTATTCTCGTCTACCACTTTTTCTGCTAATGATCACCTTCTACAGTTCTACTACTAGCCTAGGTAAGTAGTAAGTACTAGTACCTAGGCGGCTGCGCCTAGTAGTAGTACTACTTACTATTAAGTAAAGCTCAAGCTTTGTATAAGTAAGTGCAAGTCAACATCGATCAAAGTTAGCTAGCTTCTTTTTGTATAAGTAAAGCCAAAAATTGAATTTTGTTAAATCACAAAGTAAAGCTGGTAAAttctttttgaaaacaaaagaagGATTTCCATTTTACTTGGTCTCATAGACGGATCGGAGGACCTTCCTTTATGGGTCTTAGCCATTTTAAGAATGAAGGCACCCACCCACCTCCCTAGCTAGCTCGGACTCTTAATGATAGTGGGAAGGAAGAAGGTTCTGTGTTCTTATCTATCATCAACCCAAAACGAGTACGACAAGAGACATGCATGCCAAGCATTGGTTTGATGAGAATCCTATATATCAGTGTGAGTTGGTGGACCTTATTTAAAAAATCCGGCCACTTAATTTCAATCTCAAGCTTCTGTTATCTTATGTGGACAAATATTGATTGAGCGaagacatatataatattataactTAATTTAGTTTTAATGTCATGTTGCAACAACAATTGATCAGTTGATCAGCCTAATTAAAGAAGAGGAAAAACCCTTTAATTAGCAGCAAAGCAAAGCAACGAAGCAGGCTAGAGGTTcaagttttattattattatttcatgcatgcatgcattagTGTCATGCATGTAAATTTTGGCTAAACCTAAAAAACATTAATGATCTATTGGACCTACACTTGAAAATTGTTTAACTTCCTACTTTTAATTAGTTATAGTTTATGACCATCTAGCTAATGGAACTATGGAAGTTGAAATTACCAACTTAATTATATATCCAattgtgtatatacatacatacatatatatatatatatatatatatatatataataaccaACAAATTAAACGatgcaaattaattaattgtccaTGAATAATTATGAACTTCCATCTCACCACCTGGTCCCGGAGAAAGCAATTATATATGGATCAGATCTACCAGCCAGCCAGCCAGACGATGTAGAGAAAGCAAAGTGTTTGTGTTGTGTTTTAAAAGAATATCACTGACTGCAACCATGCAACCAAGCCCGAGTCTCAACCTAGGCTCAGGGGCCTAAAATGATCACCTTCTACTAGCCTAGCCTAGGTTAAGTACTACTTGGTGTCCGATCCCTTTTAATAGACCGAGGACCTTCATTGATGGGTCTTAGCCATTTTAAGAATCAGGCACCCACCCACCTCCCTAGCTAGCTTGGATTCTTAATGATAGTGGGAGGGAAATAAGCTAGGTTCTGTGTTCCTACATATCATGACCCCAAAAAGAGTAGGACAAGAGAGACAAGCCAAACATTGGTTTGATGAGAATCCTATCAATGTGAGTTGGTACTGCACCAACGATTGATCAGTGGAGCCACAGGCACACCACGTGATAGATAATTAATGAAGTGAAAGTCGAATTTACTATAATTACCATGCATGCATGCCCATTTACAGGCGACCCCTGCACCTGCAGTATCGATCGGATCTGCACTACCCCCACATAtactgaaaaagaaagaaagcttgCTCAAATTAACCTTCTGTATCTGTAATAATaaatgagaatatatatatatatatatatatatttgtcagAGTGGGTGACAGACACTTGCTCTTCTTTATCCAACTAGTCTGTTCGATTCCAACTGACATTTGATTTGAAGATCATCACTTGTTGTTGACCAACTCTGTATAGTATTATTTATTGGTTTAGCTTTGTTTGTGGGACCCTTTATACACATTTAAGGATTCTTGAAAGAACTAAAAACCCCCACTTCACTTCTACTTAACTCTACTTTTAACATATGAATAGCTCCAAAATCCGTAATCATGTAAATGTTTTAATCTTTGCTTGTGCTAGCTTATATTTAcgtgacaaaaaaaattcaaattttataataaaaaaaaaagtgatttcaTTTAAATAATGATGATTTAATACATAAGCTTTTTTGAGCATACAAtgattgaaataaaaagataaaccGCTGACCCACCAAAGAGAAGCGCCGGATAACAACAATCAACTCCAAACCATCATTAATTGTCGTCAGTTGTTGATTTCCTCACAATCTGATAATGAAGCCTCGGCCGTCATAAACAACCACCACGTGAGTGTTATCCAGACTTAGGCGTACCATCCCCACCAATTAGTTAGCCAGAATAGCCACTGAAGGAGGAAGATTGATTTGGGTATCAAATAAGGAAGATGATGATATTTTTGTCAACAAAATAAATGTTTTATCTTTTACGGAATATTGTTATGGATTTTATAGAACATAACTTATAACTTATTTGAGTGTCTTTATTGGTACATAATTTTGAGTTGAGTTATTTATCTCTAATTTACcctataaataaaaattgaattgtCTAATTCATTGACTAGTCCACCACTCTCACCATCCTTGATTGTTGCATAACCTTTAATTTGCTTTCCTAATCATGTTtattttggcatatttatgttattttgatttttggatttatataatatttctataatttaattatcaaaaatGATAGAGATTTCAGTTATCCCAGTAATTAATCATGTCTATTGATTGATGTGCATAAAGTTTTGTAGGCCCctatacttacatcaatcaatgaccAAGTTTGAttattgggatccctaacatttttgtttaattatttccatataattaacctataaattcattttacattttttttttgtaaggttgctagagtcaaatATAAGGTTTAGGAAAGCGAAAAGATCTCAAATCACACAAGAGAATCAAATTTGTTACTGAACTGACGCATCTATCTTTTATCCTGTCTGTGTAGGAATCTGAATACACTGACatgaattaaatatatatatatatattatttccaattagatttttcattaatatatatttttcaataataatatgtaattttcctcaaaaaaaaaaaagtaacggAATGGTTTTCATTTGCCCGGTTTGTTGTATCTTTTAAGTGACTTACCATATTGGGTCAGGCCTGGTCACTTACATTAGGCCCCAACTTATGTGTCAAAGCCTGGCCCGGATATGCCCATCATCAAGCCCATGTTTCACGACTCAATAAGATAGGAGCCCCACAGAAACTTCtcggcttcttttttttttttttttcctttctaaagTAACTTCTCGGCTTTGGTCAGGAACTccatatatttaattatttataaacaagatctcatgaatcatgatatatatatatatatatatatataatgtgtgtatagcaaaataatgtaattatcatTCATCTCATTAATAAAATTgcctattttttttgaaatgtttCGAATTTTCAGCCTTGTCAACTAAGATGTTGCAATTCACGGTTCCTTAttatttccttttcaatttgtttactttttcgttttttccttctctgATTCGTCAAAATCAGTGAGATTTTCGAGGGATTTGATTTGTAAGGATTCAGTCAGttggtcatatatatatatatatatatatatatatatatatatattcaagagGGGTTTGTGAGAATATTTAAGGTTCAGTCTTCTCCagggttttgattccttgaaacaACGCCTACAACTTAATTATTCCCATTCATCTCTATACCTTGCTCTCCAaggtaagtatatatatatatatatatatgtatgtatatctagATATAAATTTGAAGTTAATCATGTATTTGCGAAATTTAGGG
This genomic stretch from Tripterygium wilfordii isolate XIE 37 chromosome 22, ASM1340144v1, whole genome shotgun sequence harbors:
- the LOC119990784 gene encoding D-cysteine desulfhydrase 2, mitochondrial; protein product: MKLQYLSPCKTAVASMKMGFHSGQGFNGSQGLCRAELRDKEFIAKLLDVKWSLVTPDSKIHQIMLSVKDGQSINGPVRNISFLNNTNPQLGDKMEDKEDLSFYIVRDDLLHPLVNGNKARKLDGLLPLLQDHSVTDVVTCGGCQSAHAAAVAVSCAERGLASHLLLRGEQPEILTGYNLISTLYGNVTYVPRSLYGHREKMLKSHANLLVGDSGIVMCCDDIIQALSMAQTSSAANFAPMDTHRSAEDYPRKVVIVSEGAGDAIALLGVIRLVNYLVQNHLLGIERPVKFIVDAGTGTTAVGLGLGALLLGLPWEVTAVILADTIDGYRQHEKRLISDFKRRFCNHFTDVNLNEVDGGIVNWVERQRPRKFGNVLDGEVETCQRIAQQTGILVDPVYTLAGWEMATMLSEKAVKGDAKVVMLHTGGTLGMFGLAQRYKSHFSSLRY